ATAAATGCAAGtaatacaaatgtgattgcatgaCTCAACACGTTGTGGGATTGTCTCATAATCCCAGCCAGATTATTCATGTCATGAAATCTCATTGCTGCTCCTCTTAGAGGTCAGAAATAGCAGACTGACACGTGTTCATGTTTGTGGCTTTACAGGAGGGCGAGCACACAGGAAAAGGAGGGTATTGACACAGTGACACTTGTTGCAGGTGCGTTGGCACGTGttccatttattttgcatttttcaaaGACCCCCATTAAACTGACCCTCGTCGCCATGCAGATGTTGAGGCCCCATGTGACGCTGAGAAgagggaagagagtccatcgttatTCTCCCCTGCCGAACGCAAACCATTGGTGaggttgatttttttgtgtgtttggttCAGTTTACCGTAAttctcgcactataaggcacacctgactataacgacatttgttcatagataagccgcgctggactataacccgcagctgtcctcactgaattatgagatatttacaccaaaagatattaaccagtaatactttatttgacagcagcatcataagactgtcataagaccaaatgaaccactatggctgcaaagcttcattgcttcaagaagcttcatttggtcatcactgctctcctgggggagacagtcaagctctgctgccacctgctgtcaacactgttgtcgtccaacatgcctcctagcatgcattgcagcgctacagacgtaaataacaataacaattcatgttctgtgctaattctttcttcagttactgttctagttgtttcatgaattgctagttttggtatttggtaacactttatttgataatgGTTCcttccataagactgtcataagacaatcataattatgatatgacactgtcatgagcattaatgaatgcttaaaacagatgtcatttagagtcatctggcaaattatctcacttttgtatggatgtaaaagatccaagctagacataaatggagttagtgacgtaatttgccggatgacacataatgacatctgtcataagcattcgatAATgccaatgtcataattatgatcgtcTTACGACAGTCTTACTACGCCACTGTAAAAATAAATCGTTACCCATTAACTCacataaatcaaaaaataaaacacactgCATTATAAACCGGAGGATTCAAAATGGGGGAATAAAGTAGCAGTCTatcgtctgaaaattacagttgcTAGTCTTGTGATTAACAAATTAGTTCCACCCAGTTCCTTGACTTCACTCAATCAGTCTGTCTTGTCTAGGTTTTACTTTGTTCCTATGTAGTTCCTTAGCTGCTAACGCTATCATCCAGTATGGATAATTGTATGATGTTAGCTGCTAATTCTAGCTAGTCAGACATTAGTGTgtgcttatttttgttgtaaatCTGATTTACGGCTCACAACGTTATGAGTCATAGATCAGACTTAGAATGGAAGTGAGCATTTGAGTCTGACTGGCTAACGTTAGCAGCTAATGTCATACAACGATCTCTCCTAGATGACTACATATGAAAAGCCTAAGGTAGAGACAAtgaatagtggggcaaataagtatttagttaaccatcaattgtgcaagttctcctacttgaaaagattagagaggcctgtaattgtcaacatgggtaaacctcaaccattagagaaagaatgtgaaaaaaacaacaacagaaaatcacattgtttgatttttaaataatttatttccaaattagagtggaaaataagtatttggtcacctacagtacaaacaagcaagatttctggctgtcaaagaggtctaacttctaacgatgtctaatgaggtctaacaagtcaccactcgttacctgtattaatggcacctgttttaactcattagcggtataaaagacacctgtccacaaccttagtcagtcacactccaaactccactatggccaagaccaaagagctgttgaaggacaccagagacaaaattgtagacatgcaccaggctgggaagaatgaatctgcaataggtataacgcttggtgtaaagaaatcaactgtgggagcaattatgagaaaatggaagacatacaagaccactgataatctccctcgatctggggctccatgcaagatctcaccccgtggcatcaaaatgatagaaatggtgtgcaaaaatcccagaaccacaaggggggacctagtgaatgacctacagagagctgggaccacagtaacaaaggctactatcagtaacacaatgcgccgccagggactcaaatcctacactgccagatgtgtcaccctgctgaagccagtacatgtccaggcctgtctgcggttcgctagagagcatttggatgatccagaagaggactgggagaatgtgttatggtcagaataaaccaaaatagaactttttgatagaaacacaggttctcgtgtttggaggagaaagaataccgaattgcatccgaagaacaccatacctactgtgaagcatgtgggtgcaaacatcatgctttggggctgtttttctgcaaaggatgactgatctgtgtaaaggaaagaataaatggggccatgtatcgagagattttgagtgaaaatcttccatcagcaagggcattgaagatgagacgtggctgcgtctttcagcatgacaatgatcccaaagacagccagggcaacaaaggtcatttcaaggtcctggagtggcctagccaatctccagatctcaacctcatagaaaatctgtggaaggagttgaaagtccgtgttgtccaacgacagccccaaaacatcactgctctagagaagatctgcatggaggaatgggccaaaatactagcaacagtgtgtgaaaagcttgtgaagagttacagaaaacgtttggcctccgttattgccaacaaaagcgtacataacaaagtattgagatgaacttttggtattgaccaaatacttattttccaacatgatttgcaaataaattctttaaaaatcaaacaatgtgattttctgggttttttttcccacattgtctctcatggttgaggtttacccatgttgacaattacaggcctctcgaatattttcaagtgggagaacttgcataattagtggttgactaaatactagagattttcaaagtatcggaatcggcaaaaaaatatcgaccatgccttttttaatatactggtatatatatatattttttttttttggtattaaaTCGtgatctaattgtatttaacgttacagacataatatgttacactcacccagagtctttagtttaggcttaaggtagggttatcaaatttatcctaataacggcagtaattaattttttaaaaaatgtatcacgtgaaaatatttaacgcaattaatgcatgcgctgcacgacccactcacgcattgtcgcgctcaatctgtaatggcgccgttttacctatgtagagtgataaaaggcaacgtaaaaagagtcgagtgaaatttggcagcctttttttaattggctaaagccttacaatccctctcccaacgataagaaatatcatgggaagcaatgtggggaagcaaggtagcacttgatctttttcttaataccttatgttatttgccaacgcagagaagatatatcaattggtagcactacgcacagtcatgattccacttcccatcatgcatttggccatggctacagtatcatttcctgaaagctcaacaaatacactagatggcaatatttagtcacaatatacaaagtcacaagtctttctatcagtggatccctcttacagaaagaatgttaataatgtaaatgccatctcgaggatttattgtcatgataaacaaatacagtacttatgtactgtatgtgcaatgtatatattcgtccgagttttattcattttttttcttaatgcattgccaaaatgtatatgatcgggaaaaattatcgggaatgattggaattgaatcgggagcaatcggatcgggaaatatcgggatcggcagatactcaaactaaaacgatcgggatcggatcgggggcaaaaaaccatgatcggaacaaccctactaaatacttatttgccccactgtatggttAGTAAGTAGAACAGTCCAAGTGCATAATTTTGAACTTATGGCCTCTTCAACAGGTGGCGAGCCTTAAAAGCCGACAGAGAGCAGCACGCTTGGCGCACGTAAAGGAAATCTTCTCCCAGAGGTGGGGGCAAGCTTCCTCTCGCGACCCCACCGGAACCCTTCAGCCCTCGGGGGAATTCTTGCTTAAACGCCAAAGGAAACAAGTACTGACCTATCATCAAATCCCCTTAATTACACTGGACTGGGACAATGATAAGCAGCAGCAGTGGGTGAGCTCGAACGTGAACAACATCTGGACCGGAAGAACTAAAGTGAAGGAAAATGCGAAAGGTGGATTGTCTGTTAATGATATTTGGGGGACCTTTCTTAACGGGAAAGGTCCTAGCCCAGATAATGAAAGTTCTGAATGTGATGTATGGCAGGCGTTTATAAACGGGCCTCGCTATGAAGACAACTGCAGCGTTCCTGAGTCCGAATGGCTGCAGACCGCGGCCTCGGTTCCTTCGACAAGTGAGATCCGGAATGTAAGGTTAGCCACCTTGGCAGCCTCAGCTGTCGGTCAGGCGCTCTCACATGCCTTGCCGGCTCACGTTTCCTCAAACTGTGAGGACAGCAAGCCCTCAGAGACACGTGGGGGTGCTGGCGGAGGCTCGAGAGGTGAAAACACGGTCGCGGTCGGGTCGCACACCCAGCCCGATGCTACCACCCTCCGGGAATGCAGCTCTGCGGGGACAAAACTCGTCTCCTGTGGCTCTGTTGACAGCTTAAGAGAGTGTCGCAAGCGTGAAGAAGAGCGGATAAAAGGAGGACTACTTGGAGACGAAGTCGCCAAACCGCACACTGCTGCCGTAGCAACAAGCTTGAAGGAATGGACGACAACAGACATGACAGCAGAGGCTCAGAATCCCGGTCACGAGGGTGATAGGATCTTGCGCCGCGAAAACCCGAAATTGGAAGACACAGGTGGCGAGCACGATACGATGAATGAAACAGTGGCATTTCAGGACGGAATTACAATTAACATTACAACGAAAGAACATcgagaatttgaaaaaaacctAGCATCTGGCGCACTGGGTGACTCTGAAAGTCAGGATAGATCAAATGGACAGCAAGAAACAGGCTACAGCCCAACAATAGAGAACATCTCACGGAGAGAGATAGCAATAAAGCAACAGAGAGGTCAAGACATTGAGAACTTGAAGTACAGCATGGAGGACACTTACGTAAAAAGCACTGAATCAGAGCCTTTTGTGTCTGAAACCGTTGAAGCAATTGAGTCTAGACTGGAGGGAGGAGAAATACAAGATGATTCGGTCAGGAAAAGAAGCAACACTAATATCGACGTATTAGCTAAAAGCAGCAATGATCCATCAGGATGCATTAAGATCTCCTCAGAAGAAACTGAAGAGTCCACCCATAGTCTCTCAAGGGGGTCCGGCGGTTTCATGTGGTGGAGCATGTTGTACATCCTTAGCCACATCACCAGAATCGTCACTTACGGTCTTGTCGTTGCTGGGTTTTTCATCGTTATTGTTCTCTACGACTTTCCAGCTTTCTTTGTGCTCTACATGTTTTCTATGGCCTGGTGGTTTTACAAGTGGAGGGGCCGTCAGGGGCCAACAAACAAGGCGATTGTAAGCTAGGTTGGCGTAGCGACAGAAAAAATAGCATGTGGGAAGTGCTTGAAATTGTAAGCCATTCCACAGAAACCTTCCTTAAAGTGATACCGTAATTCTTGGACTatcaggtgcacctgactatgactatgttcatagataagccgcactggactacaagccgcaactgtcctcactgaattatgagatatttacaccaaaagatattaaccggcaacacttgatttgacagcagcatcataagactgtcataagaccaaatgaaccacca
This sequence is a window from Corythoichthys intestinalis isolate RoL2023-P3 chromosome 13, ASM3026506v1, whole genome shotgun sequence. Protein-coding genes within it:
- the ppp1r3aa gene encoding uncharacterized protein ppp1r3aa, with the protein product MTREELARTDKEESVRAFGKLAKSLAVQKPRVRTSAAEFPSQAWPGLSCNQTPSVQSRPLSLAHPFSSVPAARLRALCSTATLRGRQLAAGPSHTMEALSIQLLKDDRVSLGRQEQENTRIEGLYPWGEEEHEWEPPPSVRRKVSFADAFGLDLVSIKEYDEVNAAQDPGLTEKETAPPDEFYLSCLFTAPSSEEELVRRLESQMVELEKVELLPGTTTFRGSVRVLNLCFSKSVYARITLDCWKSYFDLLADYVPGSSDRKTDRFTFQYTVVPPLDKGGTRVEFCLRYETSAGTFWANNQEMNYVMFCHQKSAAKQQVQEDTAGLKMKRSCLRANRRASTQEKEGIDTVTLVADVEAPCDAEKREESPSLFSPAERKPLVASLKSRQRAARLAHVKEIFSQRWGQASSRDPTGTLQPSGEFLLKRQRKQVLTYHQIPLITLDWDNDKQQQWVSSNVNNIWTGRTKVKENAKGGLSVNDIWGTFLNGKGPSPDNESSECDVWQAFINGPRYEDNCSVPESEWLQTAASVPSTSEIRNVRLATLAASAVGQALSHALPAHVSSNCEDSKPSETRGGAGGGSRGENTVAVGSHTQPDATTLRECSSAGTKLVSCGSVDSLRECRKREEERIKGGLLGDEVAKPHTAAVATSLKEWTTTDMTAEAQNPGHEGDRILRRENPKLEDTGGEHDTMNETVAFQDGITINITTKEHREFEKNLASGALGDSESQDRSNGQQETGYSPTIENISRREIAIKQQRGQDIENLKYSMEDTYVKSTESEPFVSETVEAIESRLEGGEIQDDSVRKRSNTNIDVLAKSSNDPSGCIKISSEETEESTHSLSRGSGGFMWWSMLYILSHITRIVTYGLVVAGFFIVIVLYDFPAFFVLYMFSMAWWFYKWRGRQGPTNKAIVS